From the genome of Deltaproteobacteria bacterium, one region includes:
- a CDS encoding flavodoxin family protein has protein sequence PVAARSHEYRPAMVKDLPPSRGKNIPILSDARPDERKLKWTVTRLQDSFFGYTEVIDLNHLDMKGGCLGCLQCAHRNICAYEGKDRFVPFFNDKVKSADILVLAGSVRDRHLSARWKCFFDRSFFNNHIPVLRGKQIGFLVSGPLGQLADLRQFMEAYVAVQQANLVDIVTDEYEDSREIDALISAMADRLVRYAVQGFQKPGNYLEVGVRKILRDKIWQSMRFPFQADHAYFQKEGLYDFPERSFRDRMGTAFMVLITKIPFIGKEIYTKQMKPGIIRPLEKIVSETRSGKI, from the coding sequence CCCCGTCGCGGCTCGTTCCCACGAATACCGGCCGGCTATGGTCAAGGATCTGCCCCCGTCGAGGGGCAAAAATATCCCCATCCTTTCCGACGCACGCCCGGATGAGCGGAAACTGAAGTGGACGGTGACGAGGTTGCAGGATTCCTTCTTCGGCTACACGGAAGTCATCGACCTGAATCACCTGGACATGAAGGGCGGCTGCCTGGGCTGCCTGCAGTGCGCCCACCGCAATATCTGCGCGTATGAAGGGAAGGATCGGTTCGTCCCATTCTTCAACGACAAGGTCAAATCGGCGGACATCCTCGTATTGGCCGGATCGGTCAGGGATCGCCACCTCTCGGCACGATGGAAGTGTTTTTTCGACCGTTCTTTTTTCAACAACCATATTCCCGTCCTGCGGGGCAAGCAAATCGGCTTTCTCGTTTCCGGTCCGCTGGGTCAGCTCGCGGATTTGCGGCAGTTCATGGAAGCCTATGTCGCCGTTCAGCAGGCCAATCTCGTCGATATCGTCACCGATGAATATGAAGATTCCCGGGAAATCGACGCGTTGATCAGCGCCATGGCGGACCGCTTGGTCCGGTACGCCGTGCAGGGATTCCAAAAACCGGGGAACTACCTGGAAGTGGGCGTGCGGAAAATTCTCCGCGACAAAATCTGGCAAAGCATGCGCTTCCCCTTCCAGGCGGACCACGCATATTTTCAAAAGGAAGGGCTGTACGACTTTCCGGAGAGGTCATTCAGGGACAGAATGGGAACCGCTTTCATGGTTCTGATTACGAAAATCCCCTTTATCGGGAAAGAAATCTATACGAAACAAATGAAGCCCGGCATCATCAGGCCCCTGGAAAAAATCGTGTCTGAAACCCGATCCGGGAAAATATGA
- a CDS encoding class I SAM-dependent methyltransferase gives MEQSRHYLMENAVEAARLDVKTDPDAVRSQAAWCGVKAGLRVLDLGCGSGRTTAILREMVEPGGSVVGIDYSADRIAYARHHFGNRPGMDFLIRDLTGPIEDIGKFDIIWVRFVLEYYRRESPSIVRNLKELLSPDGFLCLIDLDCNCLGHYELPPRMATVLPKMMAFLDERYNFDTYAGRKLYSYLYDLRFKNIEATLMAHHLIYGEARESDLFNWLTKVRVSMEKMDGLFTDYPGGAPAFLREFENFFRDPGRFTYTPMILCKGQRPDPD, from the coding sequence ATGGAACAGAGCCGACACTACCTGATGGAAAATGCCGTCGAGGCGGCACGCCTCGACGTCAAGACCGATCCGGACGCGGTTCGCAGCCAGGCCGCCTGGTGCGGCGTCAAGGCGGGCCTTCGTGTGCTCGACCTGGGTTGCGGATCGGGCAGAACGACGGCGATTTTGCGCGAGATGGTGGAACCGGGGGGCAGCGTCGTGGGAATCGACTACTCGGCCGATCGCATTGCTTACGCCAGACATCACTTCGGAAACCGCCCGGGCATGGACTTTCTCATCCGGGACCTGACCGGACCGATCGAGGATATCGGAAAATTCGATATCATCTGGGTGCGTTTCGTACTGGAATACTACCGCCGCGAGAGTCCGTCCATCGTCCGCAACCTCAAAGAGCTGCTTTCGCCCGACGGTTTTCTCTGCCTGATCGACCTCGATTGCAACTGCCTCGGCCATTACGAACTCCCGCCCCGCATGGCCACCGTTTTGCCGAAGATGATGGCCTTTCTGGATGAGCGGTACAACTTCGACACCTACGCGGGCCGGAAGTTGTATTCCTACCTGTACGATCTTCGCTTCAAAAACATCGAGGCAACCCTGATGGCCCACCACCTGATCTATGGAGAAGCGAGGGAATCCGATCTGTTCAACTGGCTGACAAAGGTCAGGGTCAGCATGGAAAAAATGGACGGGCTTTTTACGGATTATCCCGGGGGGGCTCCGGCATTCCTTCGGGAATTCGAAAACTTTTTTCGGGATCCCGGGCGTTTCACCTACACCCCGATGATTCTGTGCAAGGGGCAACGGCCGGACCCCGATTAA
- a CDS encoding PAS domain S-box protein codes for MKEPRLYSIRIIDTFLEYLRNERPDVDIQDLLKNARIASYEAEDEGHWLTQRQVDDFHEALMKQTGDPTIFREAGRYMAFAKSTRVIRQFVLGFLTPVQAYGMLAKVASYLNRGVTFHTRKLRRNSVEIVIKPREGVQIKPYQCENFKGAFETVARLFTNELPLLEHPACLHRSENCCRYIISWEEPAFLKWRPTRAYTAGFLLVILLICGFVLPPVFFLMAALLTGAGVSGLFHYDQYLEKKAVRTIMDVQGNTANRLLDEIHISYNNALLIQEIGQAVSSVLDIDALVNLVMETLQKRLDFDRGMIMLANPDRTKLVYVDGYGYDPEWKAMLKGTEFRLDNPRSKGPFVIAFNQQKPFLINDIKDFQEDISARSLDLAQNLGVNAFICVPIVSKGVSEGILAVDHYQSKRPLNQRELSLLMGIAPQVGISITNARALGRIRESEERFRTLSENSPDIIFRTDRCGVVSYINPAVVEILGYADHDVVGRYFTDFMKEEEVAPYRQRFQSVMEGGGPMKNFELKLSRHDGAPRLFIMSGAPNFNAVNEMTGMVGILRDMTEQRELEQQLHQASKMNAIGTLTGGIAHDFNNILQAIVSYNQLLMLHKTESDADWKYLNKMKGLTSRATDLINRLLLFSSKMESFLAPVDVNKEIRQYYKLLLHTLPKTIRLKLDLAEDLRPVKGDAGQLGQIVMNLSVNAKDAMPDGGEFRIRTRNVLFDTPVYRGNTEIREGAYARITMTDTGYGIAPDDLEHIFEPFFTTKDQGKGTGIGLSVVYGIIRNHNGYIFCNSEPGGGTCFDMYLPAMDQPHGVQAPHREAEGGMPAGHETILLVDDENSLLETGEELLSFLGYNVITAETGEKALEWVEREKERISLVILDLMMPGMSGEKCLQGILGIAPAMKVIVASGYAARATAEKIERQGAAAFIKKPYQLDDLSKIIREVLAGKG; via the coding sequence ATGAAAGAACCAAGACTGTACAGCATCAGAATCATTGATACATTTTTAGAGTACTTGCGGAATGAACGTCCGGACGTCGACATCCAGGATCTGCTGAAAAACGCCCGCATCGCCTCCTACGAAGCGGAAGACGAGGGACACTGGCTGACACAACGGCAGGTCGATGATTTCCATGAGGCCCTGATGAAGCAAACCGGCGACCCGACGATTTTTCGGGAAGCGGGCCGTTACATGGCTTTTGCAAAATCCACCCGTGTCATCCGACAGTTTGTTCTCGGTTTCCTGACGCCCGTTCAGGCTTATGGCATGCTGGCCAAGGTCGCCTCCTACCTGAACCGGGGCGTTACCTTTCATACCAGGAAGTTGCGGAGAAACAGCGTTGAAATTGTCATCAAACCACGGGAAGGGGTGCAGATCAAACCGTATCAGTGCGAGAATTTCAAGGGGGCCTTCGAGACGGTGGCCCGGTTGTTCACAAACGAATTGCCCCTTCTCGAGCACCCGGCGTGCCTGCATCGGAGTGAGAACTGCTGCCGATACATCATCAGTTGGGAAGAGCCCGCGTTCCTGAAATGGCGGCCGACCCGGGCATACACGGCGGGCTTTCTCCTCGTCATACTGCTGATCTGCGGTTTTGTGCTTCCCCCCGTTTTTTTTCTGATGGCGGCTCTTCTGACGGGGGCCGGCGTGTCCGGCCTCTTTCATTATGATCAGTACCTGGAAAAAAAGGCTGTCCGGACGATCATGGACGTCCAGGGAAATACGGCCAACCGTCTGCTCGACGAGATCCATATCAGCTACAACAACGCCCTGCTGATTCAGGAGATCGGCCAGGCCGTGTCGAGCGTGCTGGATATCGACGCCCTGGTGAATCTTGTTATGGAAACCCTGCAGAAGCGTCTTGACTTTGACCGGGGTATGATCATGCTGGCCAATCCCGATCGGACCAAACTGGTGTATGTCGATGGTTACGGCTACGATCCCGAATGGAAGGCCATGTTGAAAGGAACGGAATTTCGCCTGGACAACCCCCGGTCCAAAGGCCCCTTTGTGATCGCTTTCAATCAGCAAAAACCATTTTTAATCAATGATATCAAGGATTTTCAGGAGGATATATCCGCGCGCAGCCTGGATCTGGCGCAAAATCTCGGCGTGAACGCCTTCATCTGTGTGCCCATTGTGAGCAAGGGCGTATCCGAAGGGATCCTGGCGGTGGACCATTACCAGTCCAAAAGACCCCTGAACCAGCGTGAACTGAGCCTGCTGATGGGGATTGCCCCTCAGGTCGGTATCAGCATCACCAATGCCCGCGCTCTGGGCAGGATCAGGGAAAGCGAGGAGCGCTTCCGGACCCTGAGCGAGAATTCACCCGACATCATTTTTAGGACGGATCGGTGCGGGGTCGTGTCATACATCAACCCGGCGGTCGTTGAGATTCTGGGATACGCCGATCATGATGTCGTTGGCAGATATTTTACCGATTTCATGAAAGAGGAAGAGGTGGCTCCGTACAGGCAGCGCTTTCAGTCGGTCATGGAGGGCGGGGGGCCCATGAAAAATTTTGAACTGAAGCTTTCGCGCCATGACGGCGCGCCGCGCCTGTTCATCATGAGCGGGGCGCCGAACTTCAACGCCGTCAACGAGATGACCGGCATGGTGGGTATTCTGAGGGACATGACGGAGCAGCGCGAGCTGGAGCAGCAGCTCCATCAGGCCTCCAAAATGAACGCCATCGGAACCCTGACCGGGGGCATCGCGCACGATTTCAACAACATCTTGCAGGCCATCGTCTCTTATAACCAACTGCTCATGCTTCACAAGACCGAATCGGACGCGGACTGGAAATATCTGAACAAAATGAAGGGATTGACCAGCCGGGCCACGGATCTGATTAACCGGCTCCTGCTCTTCAGCAGCAAAATGGAAAGCTTTCTGGCCCCCGTCGACGTCAATAAGGAAATCAGGCAATATTACAAACTGCTTTTACACACCCTTCCCAAGACCATCCGTCTGAAGCTGGACTTGGCGGAGGACCTCCGGCCGGTCAAGGGTGACGCGGGCCAGTTGGGCCAGATCGTCATGAACCTGTCCGTGAACGCCAAGGACGCCATGCCCGACGGCGGAGAATTCCGTATCCGGACACGGAATGTCCTGTTCGATACCCCGGTGTATCGGGGAAACACGGAGATCAGGGAAGGGGCCTATGCCCGGATTACGATGACCGACACCGGATACGGCATCGCCCCGGATGATCTGGAGCATATCTTCGAGCCGTTTTTTACCACGAAGGATCAGGGCAAGGGGACGGGTATCGGCCTTTCCGTGGTTTACGGCATCATCCGGAACCATAACGGGTATATTTTCTGTAACAGCGAGCCCGGCGGGGGAACCTGTTTCGACATGTATCTGCCGGCGATGGATCAGCCCCACGGCGTTCAGGCGCCCCACCGGGAGGCCGAAGGGGGGATGCCGGCGGGCCATGAAACGATCCTCCTCGTTGACGACGAGAATTCGCTTCTGGAAACCGGCGAGGAACTCCTGTCTTTCCTGGGCTATAACGTGATAACCGCGGAAACCGGCGAGAAGGCTCTGGAGTGGGTCGAGCGGGAAAAGGAGCGGATCTCGCTGGTTATCCTGGATTTGATGATGCCCGGCATGAGCGGCGAGAAGTGTCTTCAGGGAATACTCGGAATCGCGCCCGCCATGAAGGTGATCGTTGCCAGCGGTTACGCCGCGAGGGCGACGGCGGAAAAAATTGAACGTCAGGGCGCCGCGGCGTTCATCAAGAAACCCTACCAGTTGGATGATCTGAGCAAAATTATCCGGGAGGTTTTAGCCGGCAAGGGTTAA
- a CDS encoding PilZ domain-containing protein, translating to MEAVISNRQFNEGQSESALPPWMFRHPELMRSMEAAPCLDRQKLTNTLNYMHFRGDPVYAFLSHPEYEENILIEVHPEPCMGKKLACRWARTYTHYNLAYYRLKYMILPCAQSFIVVPVRVATRDSDGFSLELPEAAPVVSRRRYPRYGCHDVMAELWQDGFQAAGELVDFSPRAFRLKMESSPEFSFSCFNPEEPATVRLSGRNQVFYSGICRCRREKTDGNPCELVFAPLNDRIKRFRARRLRNPRRPGFPALSVLFEHPFMGKRFQREILDISTTGFSLCEKPDESILMPGMIIPNMSLVYAGILELHCKGQVIYRREEEGQIRFGLTILDMDLTSYSHLNQIINNIHGSDSGMTNLVDPDELWEFFFDTDFIYPQKYGHLESFKKHFQDIYRRLYEETPTIARHFTCQRNGRIYGHIAMLRCYERTWMVHHHAARPIGGRPMGLTVLKQLIYYQKDLNRLPSANMDYVMTYFRPENKFPAKVFGGFAGEHDNPRHCSIDGFAYMTYPAGKASGSLPAGWGLRECSRSDLWEFEQYYRNHHGGLLGSIIMQDPPRHGKPLREVYAENGFVRTWTMHLLTHLNYPKAFIVFEESDMGINLSNLLNGFKIFVMDPDMDPDILFGAISSMAGQKMTGAISLLISPADYIEKTDMKHDHKRYLLWILDMRYANDYIEFLSKRYRIRYD from the coding sequence ATGGAGGCTGTCATCAGTAACCGCCAGTTTAATGAGGGTCAGTCGGAATCGGCGCTTCCGCCCTGGATGTTCCGCCATCCGGAACTTATGAGGTCCATGGAGGCCGCCCCGTGTCTGGATCGGCAAAAGCTTACCAATACCCTGAATTATATGCATTTTAGGGGAGACCCGGTTTATGCCTTCCTCAGCCATCCCGAGTACGAAGAAAATATCCTGATCGAGGTCCATCCCGAGCCCTGCATGGGGAAAAAGCTGGCTTGCCGTTGGGCGAGGACCTATACGCATTATAACCTTGCATATTACCGGTTGAAATACATGATCCTGCCCTGCGCCCAATCCTTCATCGTTGTTCCCGTCCGTGTCGCGACCAGGGACAGCGACGGCTTCAGCTTGGAGCTTCCGGAAGCCGCGCCGGTTGTCAGCAGACGGCGGTACCCCAGGTATGGCTGCCATGACGTCATGGCCGAGCTGTGGCAGGACGGGTTTCAGGCGGCGGGGGAACTGGTTGATTTCAGCCCCCGGGCTTTTCGTTTGAAAATGGAATCCTCGCCGGAATTTTCGTTCTCCTGCTTTAATCCGGAGGAACCGGCAACGGTCCGCCTGTCGGGCCGGAATCAGGTGTTCTATTCGGGTATCTGTCGATGCCGTCGCGAAAAAACCGATGGAAACCCCTGTGAACTGGTCTTTGCCCCCCTCAACGACCGGATCAAGAGATTCAGGGCCCGGCGTTTGCGCAATCCACGCCGCCCGGGTTTCCCGGCCCTGTCCGTGTTGTTCGAACATCCTTTCATGGGGAAACGGTTTCAGCGGGAAATCCTGGATATTTCGACGACAGGGTTTTCCCTGTGCGAGAAACCCGATGAGTCCATTCTGATGCCGGGCATGATCATACCGAACATGTCCCTCGTCTATGCGGGCATTCTGGAATTGCACTGCAAGGGCCAGGTGATCTACCGCCGGGAAGAAGAGGGGCAGATACGTTTCGGCCTGACGATTCTGGATATGGACCTGACGAGCTACAGTCATCTCAACCAGATCATCAATAACATCCACGGCTCTGATTCCGGCATGACGAATCTCGTCGATCCCGACGAACTCTGGGAATTCTTTTTCGATACGGATTTTATTTACCCGCAAAAGTACGGCCACCTCGAATCATTCAAAAAGCATTTTCAGGACATCTACCGGCGGCTGTATGAGGAGACCCCGACAATCGCCAGACACTTCACCTGTCAGAGGAACGGTCGCATTTACGGCCATATTGCCATGTTGCGCTGCTACGAGAGGACCTGGATGGTGCACCACCACGCGGCGCGGCCGATAGGGGGACGGCCCATGGGCCTGACGGTCCTGAAGCAACTCATCTATTATCAGAAGGACCTGAACCGTTTACCTTCCGCCAACATGGATTACGTCATGACCTACTTCCGCCCCGAAAACAAGTTTCCGGCGAAGGTCTTCGGGGGGTTTGCCGGGGAACATGACAACCCCCGCCATTGCTCTATCGACGGGTTCGCGTACATGACGTATCCGGCGGGAAAAGCGTCTGGGAGCCTGCCGGCGGGCTGGGGCCTGCGAGAGTGCTCCAGATCGGATTTATGGGAATTCGAACAGTATTACCGGAATCATCACGGCGGCCTCCTTGGCTCGATCATCATGCAGGACCCGCCTCGGCATGGAAAACCCCTGAGGGAGGTCTATGCGGAAAACGGTTTCGTTCGGACATGGACGATGCACCTGTTGACCCACTTGAATTATCCTAAAGCCTTTATCGTTTTCGAAGAATCGGACATGGGGATCAATTTGTCCAATTTACTGAACGGTTTCAAGATCTTCGTGATGGACCCGGACATGGACCCGGACATATTGTTTGGCGCCATTTCTTCCATGGCGGGACAAAAAATGACGGGGGCGATTTCCCTGTTGATTTCCCCTGCGGATTATATCGAAAAGACGGATATGAAACATGACCACAAACGGTACCTGCTCTGGATTCTCGACATGCGGTATGCGAATGATTATATTGAATTTCTCAGCAAAAGGTATCGGATCAGATATGATTGA
- a CDS encoding PilZ domain-containing protein — protein sequence MLIRPGMAIQISMVLDSGKMVYPRAMIYDINDKKIIFSQTTPALLKSHLGRYVLISSVLTKDGKPQRYGFLARVTEFVKDYEIASEARVMAISADIKSEATEVDLRESYRVKPSSDSGLLLVVDKEEYPIMNISLGGVVFSQPFAGAGNNPKGDLPMILVIDDTPIKLITRVVRVVEKDDYRHVACSFSGEDKELQNRLGKKILDIERQQLSLGRL from the coding sequence ATGCTGATTCGGCCCGGAATGGCCATCCAGATCTCCATGGTTCTGGATTCGGGGAAAATGGTTTATCCCCGCGCCATGATATACGACATAAACGACAAGAAAATCATTTTTTCCCAGACGACTCCCGCCCTGCTCAAATCGCATCTCGGACGATACGTGCTGATTTCCTCGGTGCTGACCAAAGACGGGAAACCCCAGCGGTACGGTTTCCTGGCAAGGGTTACGGAATTCGTCAAGGATTATGAAATCGCTTCCGAGGCCAGGGTCATGGCCATTTCGGCGGATATCAAGTCGGAAGCGACCGAAGTGGATCTGCGTGAATCCTACCGGGTGAAGCCTTCCAGTGACAGCGGCCTGCTGCTTGTCGTAGACAAGGAGGAGTATCCCATTATGAATATATCGTTGGGAGGGGTCGTGTTCAGCCAGCCTTTTGCAGGGGCGGGCAACAATCCGAAAGGGGATCTGCCCATGATCCTGGTCATCGACGACACGCCGATCAAACTCATCACCCGGGTTGTCCGTGTAGTCGAAAAAGATGATTATCGCCACGTTGCCTGTTCCTTCAGCGGGGAGGACAAAGAGCTGCAGAACAGGCTGGGCAAAAAAATTCTGGATATTGAAAGGCAGCAACTCTCGCTGGGCAGGCTGTGA
- a CDS encoding ABC transporter ATP-binding protein — MIMETAVPVVEARDLKKYFGARPAVAGISFDVRPGECFGILGPNGAGKTSTIRMIYGLSPIGGGSLKIFGRHIGMDYRRIKARIGICPQDNNLDPDLTVLQNLEVYARYFFIPPARARRRALDLLCFMSLESRQKSKVTELSGGMMRRLIIARALLNEPALLILDEPTSGLDPQSRHQVWERLNELRSRGMTMLLTTHYMDEASRLCDRLMIMDRGRILVEGTPAGLIRDYVGEHVIEVGEPTDELRKHVRASGLVHEDLGHLLIIYGNRHNRIYHEIAARYCPEGCLMRTATLEDVFLKLTGRGLRE; from the coding sequence CTGATTATGGAAACCGCCGTCCCCGTCGTCGAAGCACGGGATTTGAAAAAATATTTCGGTGCACGGCCTGCCGTCGCGGGTATCTCCTTCGATGTGCGCCCCGGGGAATGCTTCGGCATCCTGGGGCCGAACGGCGCGGGCAAGACATCGACGATCCGGATGATCTACGGCCTGTCTCCCATCGGCGGCGGCAGCCTGAAGATCTTCGGACGTCATATCGGCATGGACTACCGGCGCATCAAGGCCCGGATCGGTATCTGTCCCCAGGACAACAACCTCGACCCGGATCTGACGGTCCTCCAAAACCTGGAAGTTTACGCCCGGTATTTCTTTATTCCCCCGGCCCGGGCCCGCAGGAGAGCCCTCGATCTCCTGTGCTTCATGTCCCTGGAGTCAAGACAGAAGTCAAAGGTCACGGAGCTTTCCGGCGGGATGATGCGGCGCCTGATTATCGCCCGGGCCCTGTTGAATGAGCCGGCCCTGTTGATCCTGGACGAACCGACAAGCGGCCTGGACCCACAGTCCCGCCATCAGGTATGGGAACGCCTGAACGAACTCAGATCGCGGGGCATGACGATGCTTCTGACGACCCATTACATGGATGAGGCGTCGAGACTGTGCGATCGCCTCATGATCATGGACCGGGGCAGGATTCTCGTCGAGGGCACCCCGGCAGGCCTGATCAGGGATTACGTCGGAGAGCACGTCATCGAAGTGGGCGAACCGACGGACGAACTCAGAAAACATGTCCGGGCCTCCGGCCTCGTCCACGAAGATCTGGGACATCTGCTCATTATCTACGGGAACCGTCATAACCGGATCTATCATGAAATCGCCGCCCGCTATTGCCCCGAGGGCTGTCTGATGCGCACGGCCACGCTGGAGGATGTTTTTCTGAAACTCACGGGGAGGGGACTACGGGAATGA
- a CDS encoding ABC transporter permease, producing the protein MTRISWRFSRVWQRNFLVYRRTLLVGFMPPLLEPLFYLLAFGVGMGLLIGHVHYEGRDMTYTLFIAPALIAINVMSNAFYENTYASFVRMYYQKTFDAMMATPLTIEEIIAGEMIWGASKAVLATAVMMSVISCFGLIRYPDGLLLLGIAFLGGLAFASLGMMFTAVVPQIELFNLPVFLFITPMFLFSGTFFPLENLPLWVQRFALTLPLTHLVNLCRACAYGSFAPSCMGGLVYLFALTLVLFPLAIAAMRRRLIK; encoded by the coding sequence ATGACGCGGATTTCCTGGCGATTCAGCCGTGTCTGGCAGCGCAACTTCCTCGTTTACCGGCGGACCTTGCTGGTCGGCTTCATGCCCCCGCTTCTGGAACCCCTGTTTTACCTGCTGGCCTTTGGGGTGGGAATGGGCCTCCTCATCGGGCATGTGCACTACGAGGGGCGGGATATGACCTACACCCTTTTCATCGCCCCGGCCCTGATCGCCATTAACGTCATGAGCAACGCATTCTACGAAAACACCTACGCATCCTTTGTCCGGATGTATTACCAAAAAACCTTCGACGCGATGATGGCGACGCCGCTGACCATCGAAGAAATCATCGCGGGAGAGATGATCTGGGGGGCCAGCAAGGCGGTTCTGGCCACGGCGGTGATGATGTCCGTCATCAGTTGTTTCGGCCTCATCCGGTATCCGGACGGGCTCCTGCTTTTGGGTATCGCTTTTCTGGGCGGCCTGGCCTTTGCGTCCCTGGGCATGATGTTTACCGCCGTGGTCCCCCAGATCGAGCTTTTCAACCTCCCGGTCTTCCTGTTTATCACCCCCATGTTTCTCTTCAGCGGCACCTTCTTCCCCCTGGAAAATCTCCCGTTGTGGGTACAGCGGTTTGCCCTCACCTTACCCCTGACCCATCTGGTGAACCTTTGCCGGGCGTGCGCTTACGGTTCCTTTGCCCCCTCCTGCATGGGGGGCCTCGTCTATCTGTTCGCCCTGACACTTGTCCTGTTTCCCCTGGCGATTGCGGCCATGCGCCGCCGTTTGATCAAATAA
- a CDS encoding cytochrome C biogenesis protein — protein sequence MLDQLIQNLALSLQNSFYTAPVIAYLGGLLVGFTPCVYPVIPVTVAFIGARSANSRTRSFLLSLFYVLGIAVTYTALGGIAALSGTLFGRIQANPWTHFIMANVCILMGLSMLDVFSLRLYTPKAISRFQARKKTEGCFSSFLIGLLSGFVLGPCTTPVLAVLLTYVAGRQNPAFGMVLLFLFSLGIGTLLILVGTFTGFLTRLPKSGPWMVRVSRLFGWTMIGAGEYFLILAGKLWL from the coding sequence TTGCTTGATCAACTGATTCAGAATCTGGCGTTATCTCTGCAAAATTCCTTCTATACGGCGCCCGTGATCGCCTACCTGGGAGGATTGCTGGTGGGTTTCACGCCGTGCGTATATCCCGTCATTCCGGTCACCGTCGCCTTCATCGGCGCCCGCAGCGCGAATTCTCGTACCAGAAGTTTTCTCCTTTCCCTGTTTTACGTCCTGGGAATCGCCGTCACCTACACGGCTCTCGGTGGCATCGCCGCTTTGTCGGGAACGCTTTTCGGCCGGATCCAGGCAAACCCCTGGACCCATTTCATCATGGCAAACGTCTGCATCCTCATGGGCCTGTCGATGCTGGACGTCTTCTCCCTGCGCCTGTACACGCCGAAAGCGATCTCGCGCTTTCAGGCCAGAAAAAAAACCGAGGGGTGTTTCAGCAGCTTTCTCATCGGTCTTCTATCAGGATTCGTCCTGGGCCCCTGCACAACCCCCGTGCTTGCCGTTCTGCTGACCTACGTCGCCGGCCGCCAGAACCCCGCATTCGGAATGGTTTTGCTGTTTCTTTTTTCTCTGGGAATCGGTACCCTCCTGATCCTCGTCGGTACGTTTACCGGATTTCTGACGCGGCTTCCCAAATCGGGTCCATGGATGGTCAGGGTAAGCCGTCTCTTCGGCTGGACCATGATCGGCGCCGGCGAATACTTTTTGATCCTCGCCGGAAAATTATGGCTTTAG
- a CDS encoding redoxin domain-containing protein codes for MMNRSGFGTGKPDKMRRPWVGPVRFFMAVLAFLVLACDSGSGIGRKEGGKAPDFTLRDLDGELFHLKAQRGKMVLVIFTTTWCPACRELIPLYKELSRVYGERGLVIVNADIQEPRERVRRFAETNRIPYRIVLDEDGAVAMGYGVVGIPDLVLINEDGEIIGSDTMDILDMLEKTFPGREPT; via the coding sequence ATGATGAACCGAAGTGGTTTTGGTACCGGGAAACCGGATAAAATGCGACGGCCATGGGTGGGACCTGTTCGTTTTTTTATGGCTGTCCTGGCTTTTCTCGTCCTTGCCTGCGATTCCGGTTCGGGAATCGGCCGGAAGGAGGGCGGGAAAGCCCCCGATTTCACCCTGCGGGATCTGGACGGGGAACTGTTTCATCTGAAGGCGCAACGGGGGAAAATGGTCCTCGTGATTTTCACCACCACCTGGTGCCCCGCCTGCCGGGAACTCATTCCTCTCTACAAAGAACTCAGCAGAGTGTACGGGGAAAGGGGGCTGGTCATCGTCAACGCGGACATCCAGGAACCCCGGGAGCGGGTCCGCCGGTTTGCCGAAACGAACCGGATTCCCTACCGGATTGTGCTGGACGAAGACGGCGCCGTCGCCATGGGGTACGGCGTCGTCGGCATACCCGACCTCGTTCTGATCAACGAGGACGGTGAAATCATCGGTTCCGACACCATGGACATTCTGGATATGCTGGAAAAAACATTCCCCGGGAGGGAACCGACCTGA